A genomic window from Nicotiana sylvestris chromosome 11, ASM39365v2, whole genome shotgun sequence includes:
- the LOC104222952 gene encoding F-box/LRR-repeat protein At1g67190-like, which translates to MDYLPVEVIGNILSQLGAARDVIVASATCRKWREACRKHLHTLSFNSHDWPLYRDLSTSRLEILITQTLFQTTGLQCLSILMDDVDEFSASIVVAWLMYTRESLQWLFYNVRTNPKINILDICGRQKLEMLVLAHNSVSGVEPNYQRFLCLKSLSLSYVSISALDLNLLLTACPKIETLALVNPEIAMSDAQVTVELNSSTLKSIYVEAVSLDKFILETDSLENLHLKDCALELFELIGKGTLTYFKIDDVSIIHLDVGDAVDNLETVDVSNFTINWSKFYQMISKSSTLRSLRLWDVVFDEEDEIVDVETIALCFPQLNHLALSYDLRDDLREGILHYGLQGLSLLENVNVLELGSTVINDVFTHWVAGLLQRCPNLSKLVIHGVISETKTHEECQMLAGFTSSIVQLMRRYIHVDVQFEFE; encoded by the coding sequence ATGGATTACCTTCCTGTTGAGGTCATTGGGAATATCCTCTCCCAACTAGGGGCAGCGAGGGATGTGATTGTAGCGTCTGCAACATGTAGAAAGTGGCGGGAAGCTTGTCGTAAACACCTCCATACTCTTTCGTTCAATTCTCATGATTGGCCACTCTATCGAGACCTAAGTACTAGTAGGCTAGAGATACTGATTACTCAGACTTTGTTTCAAACAACAGGCTTACAATGTTTATCGATATTGATGGATGATGTGGACGAGTTCTCAGCTTCCATTGTGGTTGCTTGGCTCATGTACACAAGAGAATCATTGCAATGGTTGTTTTACAACGTTCGTACTAATCCAAAGATCAATATTCTTGATATATGCGGGCGACAGAAGCTGGAAATGTTGGTGCTTGCTCATAATTCTGTATCAGGGGTTGAACCGAATTATCAGAGGTTCCTTTGCCTAAAATCCCTTTCATTAAGTTATGTCAGTATTTCGGCattggatctgaatttgttactgaCAGCTTGTCCGAAAATTGAAACTTTAGCACTTGTGAATCCAGAGATTGCAATGTCAGATGCGCAGGTAACTGTTGAGCTGAACAGCAGTACACTAAAAAGTATCTACGTTGAAGCAGTAAGTTTGGACAAGTTTATATTGGAAACTGATAGCCTTGAGAATCTGCACTTAAAAGACTGTGCGCTTGAGCTTTTTGAGCTCATTGGAAAAGGAACTTTGACGTATTTCAAGATTGATGATGTTAGTATTATACATCTCGATGTTGGTGAtgctgttgataatcttgaaactgTAGATGTTAGTAATTTCACGATAAATTGGTCCAAGTTCTATCAGATGATTTCGAAATCATCCACATTGAGAAGTCTCCGGTTATGGGATGTTGTATTTGATGAAGAGGACGAGATTGTGGATGTGGAAACAATTGCACTTTGCTTCCCACAATTAAATCATCTTGCACTTAGTTATGATTTAAGAGATGACTTAAGGGAGGGAATTCTCCACTATGGTTTACAAGGGTTATCTCTATTAGAGAATGTCAATGTGTTGGAGCTGGGATCGACGGTAATTAATGACGTCTTTACTCATTGGGTTGCTGGTCTACTGCAAAGATGCCCTAATCTCAGTAAATTAGTTATTCATGGAGTGATTTCAGAGACTAAAACACATGAAGAGTGCCAAATGTTGGCCGGCTTTACCTCATCTATTGTTCAGCTGATGAGGAGATATATTCATGTAGATGTGCAGTTTGAATTTGAGTAG